The DNA window TGATGATCCCGCTCGGCGCGTCCCTCGGTGTGCTCACCGGCAACTTCTGGCTGCTGCAACTGCTCGGTGTGGTGATGGCGATCTATGGGCTGTACGTCTGCTACCTGATGCTGCGCAGGCCCGAGGATCTGGCCGTCGAGGAGAACCACGTCTCCTGGGCGCACATGTACCGGATGATGTTCGTCGCGCAGATTGGCTTCGCGCTAGCGTACCTGCTCTGACCTACGCCGTGTGCAGCAGCGCCCTGATTCGCTGTTCGGTCGGCGGGTGCGTGCTGAACAGCGAGAAGAGCCCAGAGGCCGAGAACGGTTTGACGATGAACATGTGAGCCGTCGCGGGGTTCGCGTCGAGCGGCACCTGCTTCGAGACCGCCTCGATCTTCTTCAGCGCGTCCACCAACCCGTAGGGACTGCCGGCGAGGGCCGCGCCGCCCGCGTCCGCCGAGTACTCCCGCGAGCGCGAGATCGCCGCCTGGATGAGCATCGCGGCCAGCGGCGCGAGAATCACCGTCAACAGCAGGCCGATCGGATTGCCTCCGTCGCGGTCGTCGTCGCGGCTGGCGCCGCCGAAGAACGCCGCGAACTGCGCCATGCGGGCGATCATCATGATCGCCGCGGCCAGCGTGGCCGCCACCGAACTGATGAGGATGTCACGGTGGCTGACGTGCGTGAGTTCGTGCGCGATCACACCTTCGAGTTCCTGCTCGTTGAGAATTCGCAGGATCCCTTCGGTCGCCGCCACGGCTGCGTGCGAAGGATTCCGCCCGGT is part of the Vicinamibacterales bacterium genome and encodes:
- a CDS encoding M48 family metalloprotease, with translation MYRAQQVGPEHVLHRVVERLAQRASLPMPKVYVIPEMSPNAFATGRNPSHAAVAATEGILRILNEQELEGVIAHELTHVSHRDILISSVAATLAAAIMMIARMAQFAAFFGGASRDDDRDGGNPIGLLLTVILAPLAAMLIQAAISRSREYSADAGGAALAGSPYGLVDALKKIEAVSKQVPLDANPATAHMFIVKPFSASGLFSLFSTHPPTEQRIRALLHTA